The Actinomycetota bacterium genome has a window encoding:
- the nosZ gene encoding Sec-dependent nitrous-oxide reductase yields the protein MRSRTLIIVVSFIVGAVIGIGGARLGASTSSDLTKVASARGLSGTEAQAALKTFVAPGKYDEYYLMASGGHSGQMAVIGVPSMRLLKIIPVFSPDPWSGYGFGADSGDEVLARGSDPAKSESLTWGDSHHPAISETAGDYDGRFMYINDRANGRLGMVDLRDFKTKQILDIPNIGTSHGGVFATPNTEYVHISSMQPIPLTPSGYAPLSDYKKSYRGVSTFVSVDQKTGKGVLSKSFQIELPPYDQDLADAGKLASDGFAFINSYNTEMATGGNLEGKPSLEGGASANDYDFLHVIDWKKAEKVIAAGKFKVRNGVRMMSLKTAVDEGVLHFVPEPRSPHGVDVSPSGHYLTVAGKLDPHASVYSMDKIKKAIADKNYSGRDPFGVPILKLEDVLEAQVELGAGPLHTQYDNKGNAYTSLFIESAVAKWTLGSDEGVSADKAFKLVEKVPVHYNIGHVVTAEGDTVSPDGKYLVALNKWSVDRYPLVGTLHPQNFQLIDLDSKPMRILADMPIGFGEPHYVQMIKADKIKGALAVYPPNTDPLTMSRSKFATAPGKERIKRAGTNVTVWMTAQRSHYTPDIIRVKKGDDVTLHITNIEQTRDATHGFAIPSYNKQASLDPGEVVTIKFKATRSGSFAYYCTEFCSALHLEMQGWLLVEP from the coding sequence ATGAGAAGCAGGACTCTGATCATCGTCGTCTCGTTCATCGTGGGTGCGGTGATCGGGATCGGCGGGGCGCGCCTGGGGGCCTCAACCAGCAGTGACCTGACGAAGGTCGCCTCCGCGCGCGGACTCAGCGGCACCGAGGCTCAAGCGGCGCTCAAGACGTTCGTCGCTCCAGGAAAGTACGACGAGTACTACCTCATGGCATCCGGAGGGCATTCCGGACAGATGGCGGTTATCGGCGTGCCCTCGATGCGCCTGCTCAAGATCATCCCGGTGTTCTCGCCTGATCCTTGGTCCGGCTACGGGTTCGGAGCCGACTCCGGCGACGAAGTGCTTGCACGGGGATCCGATCCCGCGAAGAGCGAGTCGCTCACGTGGGGCGACAGCCATCACCCGGCCATCTCCGAGACTGCCGGCGACTACGACGGTCGCTTCATGTACATCAACGATCGCGCGAACGGCCGCTTGGGAATGGTGGACCTTCGAGACTTCAAGACGAAGCAGATCCTGGACATCCCGAACATCGGGACTTCGCACGGCGGGGTCTTCGCAACACCGAACACCGAGTACGTGCACATCTCCTCGATGCAGCCGATTCCGTTGACGCCCAGTGGGTACGCGCCGCTCTCCGACTACAAGAAGTCGTACCGGGGCGTCTCCACTTTCGTTTCCGTCGACCAGAAGACCGGCAAGGGCGTGCTTTCGAAGAGCTTCCAAATCGAGTTGCCGCCGTACGACCAGGATTTGGCGGACGCGGGCAAACTGGCGAGCGACGGGTTTGCTTTCATCAACTCCTACAACACCGAGATGGCAACCGGTGGGAATCTCGAGGGCAAGCCTTCGCTGGAGGGTGGAGCGTCGGCCAACGACTACGACTTCCTCCATGTCATCGACTGGAAGAAGGCCGAGAAAGTCATTGCGGCAGGCAAGTTCAAAGTTCGCAACGGCGTGCGCATGATGTCGCTCAAGACCGCGGTGGACGAAGGGGTTCTGCACTTCGTTCCTGAGCCGCGCAGCCCGCACGGCGTGGACGTGTCGCCGTCCGGGCACTATCTGACGGTGGCTGGAAAACTCGACCCGCACGCTTCGGTTTACTCGATGGACAAGATCAAGAAGGCGATTGCGGACAAGAACTACTCCGGCAGGGATCCTTTCGGCGTTCCGATCTTGAAGTTGGAGGACGTGCTCGAGGCACAGGTGGAGTTGGGTGCCGGCCCGCTGCACACTCAGTACGACAACAAGGGCAACGCGTACACGAGCTTGTTCATCGAGAGCGCGGTTGCCAAGTGGACGTTGGGTTCGGACGAGGGAGTTTCCGCGGATAAGGCCTTCAAGCTCGTGGAGAAGGTGCCGGTTCACTACAACATCGGCCACGTCGTCACGGCCGAAGGCGACACGGTGAGCCCGGACGGGAAGTACCTCGTGGCGCTGAACAAGTGGTCGGTGGATCGGTATCCGTTGGTCGGGACTCTGCACCCGCAGAACTTCCAACTCATCGACCTTGATTCCAAGCCCATGCGGATTCTTGCGGACATGCCGATCGGATTCGGTGAGCCGCATTACGTCCAGATGATCAAGGCGGACAAGATCAAGGGCGCACTCGCGGTCTACCCCCCGAACACGGATCCGCTAACGATGTCTCGCTCCAAGTTCGCGACGGCCCCGGGCAAGGAACGCATCAAGCGCGCCGGGACCAATGTCACCGTCTGGATGACGGCACAGCGAAGCCACTACACGCCGGACATCATCCGCGTGAAGAAGGGCGATGACGTCACGCTCCACATCACCAACATCGAGCAAACTCGAGACGCAACGCACGGCTTCGCGATCCCGAGTTACAACAAACAGGCGAGTCTTGACCCCGGTGAGGTGGTGACGATCAAGTTCAAGGCCACGCGTAGCGGTTCGTTCGCCTACTACTGCACCGAGTTCTGCTCGGCATTGCACCTCGAGATGCAGGGCT